The Pontibacter pudoricolor genome contains a region encoding:
- a CDS encoding N-formylglutamate amidohydrolase, producing the protein MEHTKIDSTYYTITRGDSPLIATAIHSGHEVRHNISNLFALAAEERLREEDPFTDHWVEITDNRIIGHNSRFELDLNRSRDKAIYMKPEDAWGLNVWKEELSKEFAEESLLHYDRFYADVKQLLTEVQKKHGCFIVYDLHSYNHKRDGAESSGADPEQNPEVNIGTGNMNRQKWAPVVDAFTSSLKKYNYHGRQLDVRENVKFEGGHFMRWIHDNFGDNACVMSIEFKKFFMDEWTGKPDYAQVEEIKKALAQTIKPVLAAMHQVCRVL; encoded by the coding sequence ATGGAACACACTAAAATTGACAGCACTTACTATACGATAACCCGTGGCGATAGTCCGCTTATTGCTACAGCCATCCATAGCGGGCACGAAGTGCGCCACAACATAAGTAACCTGTTTGCACTGGCGGCAGAAGAGCGCCTGCGCGAAGAAGATCCTTTTACCGACCATTGGGTTGAAATTACGGACAACCGGATCATCGGGCACAACTCCCGCTTTGAGCTGGACCTGAACCGCTCCCGCGACAAAGCAATTTATATGAAACCCGAAGATGCATGGGGCCTGAACGTCTGGAAAGAAGAACTATCGAAAGAATTTGCAGAAGAATCGCTCCTGCACTACGACAGGTTTTATGCCGATGTAAAACAGTTGCTGACAGAGGTACAGAAAAAGCACGGCTGTTTTATAGTTTACGACCTGCACAGCTACAACCATAAACGCGACGGGGCTGAAAGCTCCGGAGCCGACCCGGAACAAAATCCCGAAGTTAATATTGGAACCGGCAACATGAACCGGCAGAAATGGGCACCTGTAGTAGATGCATTTACCAGCTCCCTGAAAAAGTACAACTACCATGGCCGGCAACTGGATGTACGCGAGAATGTGAAGTTTGAAGGCGGACACTTTATGCGTTGGATACACGACAACTTCGGTGATAATGCCTGCGTGATGAGCATCGAGTTTAAAAAATTCTTTATGGATGAATGGACCGGCAAACCAGATTACGCACAGGTAGAGGAAATAAAAAAAGCACTGGCGCAAACTATAAAACCTGTGCTTGCGGCTATGCACCAGGTATGCCGGGTACTATAG
- a CDS encoding PAS domain-containing protein: MTDNPVSTSQENYNSQYLLFQKVFESQSGLCILLTPQFIVLSATTALLNETYISLEDIKGKYLFDIFPDNPSIHEFSSTAILKASLEQVLATGKLHQMEVVRYDIQDPSSPRHFLERYWNTINKPIFNDQGEIICILHETANATEEVWAIQQLEKSKERERAAMAQVEQSRFRLERLIDQAPAALAILEGPDLVYKVLNEGYRKLFPGRELLGLPLFEALPELKNQPIDDIITKVYNTGETFEGRELLIPVARYEDQPAEDIYWDFIYQALFDTKGRINGVLIFALDVTEAVVARQKIEKSTEELRTLNQELEARVKRRTKKLQAAEAEAERQSKRLRNLFMQAPSAICILSGPELVYELVNPVYQQLFPDRELLCKPILEALPEIKDNLVYKTFLDVYETGITHEESEMLIPFMRPEDGQMEDRYFKYIQQARYNEQGQVDGVVVFALEVTQQVQARKAVEASEQQLKLVTDSLPVLISYLDKDVIYRFTNKAYEKWFPYKANELMGRRVRDVVGEKAYANVEKYIAQALGGNLVHFEAEMPYREDFKKFIHTSYVPDIRDGEVKGFYTLVTDITEQVTARKALEESEQKAKAIADELAITNQELKAANLDLADANKQLVHTNIDLDNFIYTASHDLRSPISNIERLLIELLLELPEQNRQEGEAKQIISMMQKAVDRFKKTISNLTDISKLQKGEAIESQLVNLPELIEEVTSDLGYLINESKAEVIVDYATCKSVSFSEKNLRSIVYNLISNALKYRHSDRLPLIRITCQMDSGQFVLKIKDNGLGLSKQNKGKLFTMFRRFHDHVEGSGVGLYMVKRIVDNAGGKIEVETEEGVGTTFKVYLPMLHSELSF, translated from the coding sequence ATGACTGATAACCCGGTTTCTACCTCACAGGAAAATTATAATAGCCAGTATTTACTTTTTCAGAAAGTTTTTGAGAGTCAGTCTGGGTTGTGCATTTTGCTTACGCCTCAGTTTATAGTGCTTAGCGCTACAACGGCTTTACTAAATGAGACTTATATTTCATTAGAAGACATAAAAGGGAAGTATTTATTCGATATTTTCCCTGATAATCCATCTATTCACGAGTTCAGTTCTACCGCTATCCTGAAAGCGTCTTTAGAGCAGGTACTGGCAACAGGGAAACTGCACCAGATGGAGGTTGTGCGGTATGATATTCAAGACCCGTCAAGTCCTCGTCATTTCCTGGAGCGCTACTGGAACACCATAAACAAACCCATCTTCAACGATCAGGGTGAGATCATCTGTATCCTGCATGAAACAGCAAATGCTACGGAAGAAGTATGGGCCATCCAACAGCTTGAGAAGAGCAAAGAGCGGGAGCGGGCTGCAATGGCACAAGTTGAACAGAGCCGTTTCCGGCTAGAACGCTTAATTGACCAGGCACCTGCAGCGCTGGCTATTCTAGAAGGCCCTGACCTTGTATATAAAGTACTGAATGAAGGCTACAGGAAATTGTTCCCTGGGCGTGAGTTGCTTGGCTTGCCTCTGTTTGAGGCCTTGCCCGAATTAAAAAATCAGCCGATAGACGACATCATTACAAAGGTTTATAACACAGGTGAGACTTTTGAAGGACGCGAATTACTGATACCGGTGGCCCGATACGAAGATCAGCCTGCAGAGGATATTTACTGGGATTTTATTTACCAGGCGCTCTTCGATACAAAAGGCAGGATAAATGGCGTGCTTATATTTGCATTAGACGTTACAGAGGCTGTAGTAGCACGACAGAAAATTGAGAAAAGCACTGAGGAACTAAGAACCCTAAACCAGGAACTGGAAGCTCGTGTAAAACGCAGAACAAAAAAACTACAGGCTGCCGAAGCCGAAGCCGAAAGGCAAAGTAAACGCTTAAGAAACCTATTCATGCAGGCCCCGTCCGCTATCTGTATTCTTAGTGGGCCGGAACTGGTGTACGAGCTGGTAAACCCGGTTTACCAGCAACTGTTCCCGGACAGGGAGCTGCTATGTAAGCCTATTTTAGAGGCATTGCCTGAGATCAAAGACAACCTGGTATACAAAACCTTTCTGGATGTTTACGAAACAGGCATAACCCACGAAGAGTCGGAAATGCTGATACCTTTTATGCGACCGGAAGACGGCCAAATGGAGGACAGGTATTTTAAGTACATACAGCAGGCACGCTATAACGAGCAGGGCCAGGTGGACGGCGTTGTCGTATTTGCACTGGAGGTGACCCAGCAGGTACAAGCCCGCAAAGCAGTGGAAGCCAGCGAACAGCAATTAAAACTTGTTACAGATTCGTTACCGGTACTGATTAGCTACCTGGATAAAGATGTGATCTACCGCTTTACAAATAAAGCGTACGAAAAGTGGTTCCCCTATAAGGCTAATGAACTTATGGGCCGTAGGGTAAGAGATGTAGTCGGCGAAAAAGCATATGCAAACGTTGAAAAATATATAGCGCAGGCACTGGGAGGCAATCTTGTTCATTTTGAAGCAGAGATGCCCTACCGGGAAGATTTTAAAAAGTTTATCCATACCAGTTACGTGCCCGATATAAGGGATGGCGAAGTGAAAGGCTTTTATACTCTGGTAACTGATATTACTGAGCAGGTAACGGCACGTAAAGCACTGGAAGAAAGTGAACAGAAGGCTAAAGCTATTGCCGATGAGCTGGCCATTACCAACCAGGAACTAAAGGCTGCAAACCTTGACCTGGCAGATGCTAACAAACAACTTGTGCACACCAACATCGACCTTGATAATTTTATTTACACGGCATCGCATGACCTGCGCTCACCAATATCTAACATCGAAAGGCTGTTAATAGAGTTGTTGTTAGAACTGCCGGAGCAGAACAGGCAGGAAGGGGAAGCAAAACAGATCATCAGTATGATGCAGAAGGCGGTAGACCGCTTCAAGAAAACCATCTCCAACCTAACAGACATTTCAAAGCTGCAGAAAGGCGAAGCCATAGAATCGCAGCTTGTAAATCTGCCGGAACTGATAGAGGAAGTTACCTCGGACCTGGGATACCTGATAAATGAGTCGAAGGCCGAAGTTATAGTTGACTATGCTACATGCAAGTCGGTATCGTTCTCGGAAAAGAACCTGCGCAGTATAGTTTATAACCTTATCTCCAATGCCCTGAAATACCGCCACTCTGACCGGCTACCGCTTATCAGGATAACGTGCCAGATGGATTCAGGACAATTTGTGTTAAAGATAAAGGATAATGGCCTTGGTCTTAGCAAACAGAATAAAGGTAAATTATTTACTATGTTCAGGCGCTTCCACGACCATGTTGAGGGTTCTGGCGTGGGCTTATACATGGTAAAACGAATTGTTGATAATGCCGGTGGTAAAATAGAGGTTGAAACCGAAGAAGGAGTCGGGACTACTTTTAAAGTTTACCTGCCGATGCTACATTCCGAGCTTAGCTTTTAG